CAGTAGTCGAGTCCGTTTCGCATATTTTTTTTTCTTTCTTCTAGGGCTCATGCATCGAGTGATTAATCTTGGTCTTGCTTGCCTGCATTAAAAAGGGCCTCTTTTTCGTCTTTGCTTAAACTATTATATCCGGATTTGGATATCTTGTCTAAGATACTGTCAATATATTCTTGGTTGGTGAAGGACGTTTTACTCTTTCGCGGAGGATGTTCATTTTTTACAACTCTTAATCTTTTCTTTTGATTTTTAAACAGCCTGCTCCAGTCGGTACCCTTACGTAATTGATTAATGTATAAAAAGCCGAGCAAGGCTCCCCCCAAGTGAGCTAGGCTTCCTCCAATATTGCTTCCGCCTAAACCGAGGAAATTTAAAACAATAAACGCTATGGCTAAATACTTGAGGCGGACATTGCCAAAGAAAAGCATACGAATGGTATAATCCGGCACTAAAGTTGCCGTTGCAATCACTACTGCATATACACTGCCTGAAGAGCCAACAAGTAGCGCGGAGCTGGAATAAAAAGCAGGCACCACATTATAGAGTATAAGAAAAATAAGTCCGCCTACAAACCCACCAGCGAGGTACACAAATACAAGTTGCCTGTTATTTAGAAAGCTGAGGAAAATAATACCTAACCAATAAAGCCATAACATGTTAAATAGAAAGTGAAAAAAGCCATTTTGCGTGAACATGTAGGTTAGTATGGTCCAGGGTCGGTAGATCAGCTTTTCTAAACTTGCCGGTAACGCGAGCTGCGTTAGCGTGGTGATACCGATAGTTGTGTTAGCAAAGAAATCTATTAACGCAAGGATGCCGAGCAATAAGAAAATAATAGTATTAATTGCTATAAAGAAGTTAAGCTTATTGCCAGACTGAAATGCTTTAAAGTACAATTCACCTAAAAAAGATCTCTTCATAGTTTTTAGTAATTAACGAGGTGTTTAACCCCATAATGTTGGACGTTTTATTCGCCAAAGCTTTATTAGTATGAAGCCAAATAGTGCCCCCCCGAGGTGGGCAAAATGTGCTACCGAGTCGCCTGCAAATCTTGATACCCCTAAAAATAATTCCAATATAATATAAATCGGGATAAATATCTTAGCTTTTATCGGAACAGGAATAAACATGAGATAAAGTTCTGTGTTTGGG
This Olivibacter sp. SDN3 DNA region includes the following protein-coding sequences:
- a CDS encoding rhomboid family intramembrane serine protease codes for the protein MKRSFLGELYFKAFQSGNKLNFFIAINTIIFLLLGILALIDFFANTTIGITTLTQLALPASLEKLIYRPWTILTYMFTQNGFFHFLFNMLWLYWLGIIFLSFLNNRQLVFVYLAGGFVGGLIFLILYNVVPAFYSSSALLVGSSGSVYAVVIATATLVPDYTIRMLFFGNVRLKYLAIAFIVLNFLGLGGSNIGGSLAHLGGALLGFLYINQLRKGTDWSRLFKNQKKRLRVVKNEHPPRKSKTSFTNQEYIDSILDKISKSGYNSLSKDEKEALFNAGKQDQD